From one Coffea eugenioides isolate CCC68of chromosome 11, Ceug_1.0, whole genome shotgun sequence genomic stretch:
- the LOC113752942 gene encoding uncharacterized protein LOC113752942: MAEFSSKKRVRVDSDETVEAGFDAPEVKRLREDLLGNFDDGEFYTASLELDSFMKSFEEEILSGTPTTTTTAVAVVDLTSSESGESLPDLGYLLEASDDELGLPPTTSEGQNGNEEEKTELVRVESDSSGLSGELWGYGQELPSYDSFDVGIGEFGDYIGGGGEYVALDGLFDYSDLSFGSTDFTWRPETLPAK; encoded by the coding sequence ATGGCAGAGTTCAGCAGCAAGAAGCGAGTCCGAGTTGACTCGGACGAAACAGTCGAGGCTGGATTTGACGCCCCCGAGGTAAAGCGTTTGAGGGAAGATCTCTTGGGTAATTTTGACGATGGCGAGTTTTATACGGCGAGTTTGGAGCTTGATTCGTTTATGAAGAGCTTTGAGGAGGAGATTTTATCTGGGACGCCAACGACAACTACGACGGCTGTGGCTGTAGTTGACTTGACGTCGTCGGAGTCCGGCGAGTCTCTGCCGGATTTGGGTTACCTGTTGGAAGCTTCCGACGATGAGTTGGGGCTTCCGCCGACGACGAGTGAGGGGCAAAATGGGAATGAGGAGGAGAAGACTGAGTTGGTCCGAGTTGAGTCTGACTCGTCTGGACTCAGTGGTGAGTTGTGGGGGTACGGCCAGGAGCTACCGAGTTATGACTCGTTCGATGTTGGAATCGGTGAATTTGGGGATTATATTGGCGGCGGAGGCGAATACGTGGCGCTAGATGGATTATTTGATTACTCGGATCTGAGTTTCGGTTCAACTGATTTCACGTGGAGACCCGAGACTCTGCCGGCCAAGTAG